The window ATTTTAAAATAATTTTTTGTTTCATATTGTTCTTTCATTAAAAAATTAATTCCTATTTTGCTATTATTCAAAGAATTTATATTTGAACATCTCATTCGATAACCATTTAGTTGAGCTCCTTTTCCTCTAATAGCCGTAAAAAGTTCATTTTTTAGAGGATCATATATTACAGATATGACAGTTTTATTTTTAATAACAACGGATATTGAAAGACAAAAATGTGGAATTTTTTTTTCAAAATTATTGAGCCCATCTAAAGGATTAATAATCCATGTAACATAATTTTCTTTAAAATAATTGTTATATTTTGTAGTGCAAATGAAATGATTAGGATATGCTTTACTGATTATGTCTGTCATTATTTTATGGACAGTTTGTATAATCTTACTAATTGTATTTTCTTTATAATTTTTTTTGCTTTCTATAAAATTTTTTTGAGTATCATATTTTTGAATTATTATACTTCCACCTTTTCTAGCAGCACGTACTGCAATATTTAGCATAGGATACATTTTTTCTACTTTTTTAATAAAAAAAAACATAAATATGATAATAACATATTAAATGTTAATATTATCGAATAAATTTTTGCAACGTTTATATTTTAAGAAAAAATTAAATAATTGATATTTATTAATTCAATTTTTTATCAAAAAATAAATTTTTCTTATGTAAAAGATAGGAAACATAATATGTACAATAATTTATATAAATTTGAGAACATTGATAATAAAATCAATTTATTAAATTTAGATTATCAAAAAATGTGTAATTTTTTTCTTTCTATTGGAGAAAAAAAATTTTGTGCAGATCAGGTTATGAATTGGATTTATCGTGAATATTGTGATGATTTTGATAAAATGACTAATATTAGTAAAATTTTGAGAAAAAAATTAAAAAATATATGCATTATTAAAGCTCCTCACTTTATAGAAGAACACTTATCTATTGATGGTACCATAAAATGGAAAGTAGCAATAAATAATAATTTAATAGAAACAGTTTACATTCCTGAAAAAAATCGTTCCACATTATGTGTTTCTACTCAAATAGGATGTATTTTAGAATGTAAATTCTGTTCTACTGGACAAATTAAATTTAAAGGTAATTTAAAAGTTTCAGAAATAGTTGGTCAAATATGGAATGCTATCAAAAGAATACGTTTTAATCAATCCAAAAAAAAACGTCCTATCACCAATATAGTTTTTATGGGAATGGGAGAACCTTTATTAAATTTGAAAAATGTAGTAAATTCGTTAAAAATTATATTAAATAATTTTGGTTTTAACATATCAAAAAATAAAGTTACCATATCTACTGCAGGTATAGTCCCGGCGTTAAATAAATTAAGTAATATGATTGATGTCAATTTAGCTGTTTCTCTTCATGCTCCTAATGATTTAATTCGTAATCAAATAATGTCAATTAATAAAAAGTATAATATTCAAAATTTATTACGTTCAGTTAATCGTTATTTAAGTGTATCTAAAGCAAATCGAGGAGGTGTTACCATAGAATATGTTATGTTAGATCATATTAATGATGAAATAATT of the Buchnera aphidicola (Pemphigus immunis) genome contains:
- a CDS encoding inositol monophosphatase family protein, with amino-acid sequence MFFFIKKVEKMYPMLNIAVRAARKGGSIIIQKYDTQKNFIESKKNYKENTISKIIQTVHKIMTDIISKAYPNHFICTTKYNNYFKENYVTWIINPLDGLNNFEKKIPHFCLSISVVIKNKTVISVIYDPLKNELFTAIRGKGAQLNGYRMRCSNINSLNNSKIGINFLMKEQYETKNYFKIIELLLSKSIRFISSGSSVLDLAYLAAGRLDGVCNFSFKPRNIISGELQIRESGGIISELTGKCFNYFNSTSLVTGNSKFLRVILSEIREINNI
- the rlmN gene encoding 23S rRNA (adenine(2503)-C(2))-methyltransferase RlmN, giving the protein MYNNLYKFENIDNKINLLNLDYQKMCNFFLSIGEKKFCADQVMNWIYREYCDDFDKMTNISKILRKKLKNICIIKAPHFIEEHLSIDGTIKWKVAINNNLIETVYIPEKNRSTLCVSTQIGCILECKFCSTGQIKFKGNLKVSEIVGQIWNAIKRIRFNQSKKKRPITNIVFMGMGEPLLNLKNVVNSLKIILNNFGFNISKNKVTISTAGIVPALNKLSNMIDVNLAVSLHAPNDLIRNQIMSINKKYNIQNLLRSVNRYLSVSKANRGGVTIEYVMLDHINDEIIHAEELALLLRKIPSKINLIPWNIFPNSIYKSSHPKRIEKFASILTKKGFFTIIRKNRGTDINAACGQLIGKIV